In Acidovorax sp. GBBC 1281, a single window of DNA contains:
- a CDS encoding type I polyketide synthase has protein sequence MRAQDAGYSGVEVAIIGMGGRFPGADGVDALWRNIREGRESVTVFSDEALRAHGADQALLDDPACVKAGVVFEGMDWFDAGFFGYTPREAGQIDPQQRIFLESAWQALENAGYDAERLDVAAGVFAGAGANLYLMRHLLGRAQWSGGIAELIALLNGNAADALCTRVAYKLNLRGPAVTVQTACSTSLVAVHMACQSLLGFECDMALAGGVWLNLLQGAGYLHQAGAILSSDGHCRAFDVRADGTMLGSGAGVVVLKRLDDALRDEDTVHAVIRGSAVNNDGARKIGYNAPSVDGQAEAIRAAQAMAGVDAASVGYIEAHGTGTTLGDPIEIAALTQAFGKTGRAPGYCALGSVKTNVGHLDAAAGVTGLIKAVMALRHRTLPPSLNFATPNPRVDFATSPFRVQTEAQDWPAGPFPRRAGVSSFGMGGTNAHVVLEEVPATLQASPPGAIEQAPQLLLLSARTPQALQASVSQLARHLEQHPGLALADVAHTLRVGRKRHAHRLAVLAQDVPQAIEVLGRPAAPVHFKGSVLSPQPGVAFLFPGQGAQHAGMARCLHTQEPVFRDIVDRCCDTVRGQTGMDLRPWLLAHASDEQAARALARTEATQPALFIVEYAMARLWMSWGLQPEAMLGHSIGEYVAACIAGVFTLGDALDLVVARGRILQSTSPGAMLAVGLPESALQDWLGRGCDLAAVNAADLCVLSGRPEAVAAAEQALAGTGVLLRRLQVSHAFHSSLLDPALDAFAQKLARVAFSRPAIPFVSNLSGRWIGDEEAQDPRYWLRHLRGTVRFAQGLDTLLEKSDRILLEVGPGQSLTSLARRHPQAGARPVLASQAGVNREELQSDQPARCLAQLWTAGLEAAQAPLLRSAQGARRVPLPGYPFERESHWVAAAGRGQETTASPMSSMTEARRDPLDWLYAPVWQRALPNSQAAVAQAGGCLLLLAESGSALAESLAQVWSVTQSAPLVRIEPGLRHERLGAGHHGLRMAERGDWMSALEQIAAEVGPVARICHLWSLGALDDAQAAERCLLAPLALAQALDSLPAAHAADGLQMLLVTDGLEDVTGTEALQPAKALLHGPCLVIPQELPGMACRIVDVLPAQECAAGEATALAHRILAEFSEPAQACVALRGPHRWAKRYERIAMQTSSTPAPRLRRGGCYVITGGLGGMGLALARHLAEHWQARLVLLGRSPLPARSQWQALVQDAQTAPALRARLQQLLDIEGLSAELCLVEADVAEESQLRAAFAQVRCAFGEIHGVIHAAGLAGEGILADKLAPAVMQVLAPKLQGTRALLAALDGQPLDFMLLCSSLAAVAGGLGRIDYAAANACLDALAVAHGRGARWPLISVGWDGWRGVGMAAETSMPEGVGIGPQQGVRLFEHILASPVRSHVCVSTTDLEARRHADLAALLAQALPVALAVAAESPCVQARPGGLAGFVAPEGELETGLAALWSGFLGVAPVGAEDNLFELGGDSLMAIQLLARVRQAYGVEIHPAALLRTPTVRRLAEFVETRLIEEIQFLDAEAEPSPTTASPLYS, from the coding sequence ATGCGTGCTCAGGATGCGGGCTACAGTGGCGTGGAAGTCGCCATCATCGGCATGGGCGGGCGGTTTCCGGGTGCGGACGGTGTGGACGCGCTCTGGCGCAATATCCGCGAAGGCCGCGAATCCGTGACCGTTTTCAGCGATGAAGCGTTGCGGGCCCATGGCGCGGACCAGGCCTTGCTGGACGACCCGGCCTGCGTGAAGGCCGGTGTGGTTTTCGAGGGCATGGACTGGTTCGATGCCGGCTTCTTTGGCTACACGCCGCGCGAGGCTGGCCAGATCGATCCCCAGCAGCGAATCTTCCTCGAAAGCGCCTGGCAAGCACTGGAGAACGCGGGCTACGACGCCGAGCGGCTGGATGTGGCGGCCGGCGTGTTCGCGGGTGCGGGCGCCAATCTCTACCTCATGCGACATCTGCTTGGGCGTGCACAGTGGAGCGGCGGCATTGCCGAACTGATCGCCTTGCTCAACGGCAATGCGGCCGATGCGCTGTGCACGCGCGTGGCCTACAAGCTCAACCTGCGCGGCCCGGCAGTGACGGTGCAGACGGCCTGCTCCACCTCGCTGGTGGCCGTGCACATGGCCTGCCAGTCGCTGCTGGGCTTCGAGTGCGACATGGCCCTGGCCGGCGGTGTCTGGCTCAACTTGCTGCAAGGCGCGGGCTACCTGCACCAAGCGGGCGCCATCCTTTCCTCGGACGGCCATTGCCGTGCCTTCGACGTGCGCGCCGATGGCACCATGCTGGGCAGCGGTGCGGGCGTGGTCGTGCTCAAGCGGCTGGACGACGCGCTGCGCGACGAAGATACCGTCCATGCCGTGATCCGTGGCAGTGCCGTGAACAACGACGGCGCACGCAAGATCGGCTACAACGCGCCCAGCGTGGACGGTCAGGCCGAGGCCATACGCGCAGCCCAGGCCATGGCTGGGGTCGATGCGGCTTCCGTGGGCTACATCGAGGCCCATGGCACGGGCACGACGCTGGGCGATCCCATCGAGATCGCAGCCCTGACCCAAGCCTTTGGTAAGACAGGGCGCGCGCCTGGCTACTGTGCCCTGGGGTCGGTCAAGACCAATGTCGGTCATCTGGACGCAGCGGCCGGCGTGACCGGCCTGATCAAGGCCGTGATGGCGCTGCGCCACCGCACGCTGCCACCCAGTCTGAACTTCGCTACACCCAATCCGCGCGTGGACTTCGCCACCAGCCCTTTCCGCGTCCAGACCGAGGCGCAGGATTGGCCTGCCGGCCCGTTTCCCCGGCGTGCAGGCGTGAGCTCCTTCGGCATGGGCGGTACCAATGCGCATGTGGTGCTGGAGGAGGTCCCCGCAACGCTGCAAGCCTCTCCACCTGGGGCAATCGAACAGGCCCCTCAATTGCTGCTGCTATCGGCCCGAACACCCCAGGCGTTGCAGGCTTCGGTCAGCCAACTGGCCCGGCATCTGGAGCAGCACCCGGGGTTGGCCCTGGCCGATGTGGCGCACACGCTGCGTGTGGGCCGCAAGCGCCATGCGCATCGACTGGCCGTGCTGGCTCAGGACGTGCCCCAGGCCATCGAGGTACTGGGCCGTCCGGCGGCCCCGGTGCATTTCAAGGGCAGCGTGCTTTCGCCGCAGCCCGGCGTGGCTTTTCTGTTCCCGGGCCAGGGTGCACAGCATGCGGGCATGGCGCGCTGCCTGCACACGCAGGAGCCCGTGTTCCGCGACATCGTGGACCGCTGCTGTGACACGGTGAGGGGACAGACCGGCATGGACCTGCGGCCCTGGCTGCTGGCGCATGCGTCCGACGAGCAGGCAGCGCGGGCGCTGGCCCGGACCGAAGCCACGCAGCCCGCGCTGTTCATCGTCGAATACGCCATGGCGCGGTTGTGGATGTCCTGGGGCCTGCAGCCCGAGGCCATGCTGGGTCACAGCATTGGCGAATACGTGGCGGCCTGCATTGCGGGGGTTTTCACGCTCGGCGATGCGCTGGATCTGGTCGTTGCGCGCGGCCGCATCCTGCAGTCCACGTCGCCTGGCGCCATGCTGGCGGTCGGCCTGCCCGAGTCTGCCTTGCAGGACTGGCTGGGTCGAGGCTGCGATCTCGCCGCCGTCAATGCGGCCGATCTGTGCGTGCTCTCGGGTCGGCCCGAAGCCGTTGCGGCAGCCGAGCAGGCACTGGCAGGCACAGGCGTGCTGCTGCGCAGGTTGCAGGTGTCACACGCCTTCCATTCTTCGCTGCTCGATCCCGCTCTTGACGCCTTCGCTCAGAAGCTGGCCCGGGTTGCGTTCAGCCGGCCCGCCATTCCCTTCGTCTCCAATCTCAGCGGCCGCTGGATCGGTGACGAAGAGGCCCAGGACCCGCGCTATTGGTTGCGACACCTGCGTGGCACGGTGCGCTTCGCCCAGGGGCTGGACACGCTGCTGGAAAAAAGCGACCGCATCCTGCTGGAAGTCGGCCCCGGCCAAAGTCTCACCAGCCTGGCCCGGCGCCATCCCCAGGCCGGCGCGCGTCCCGTGCTGGCCTCGCAGGCCGGAGTCAATCGCGAGGAGCTCCAGTCCGACCAGCCAGCGCGCTGCTTGGCCCAGCTCTGGACAGCGGGCCTGGAAGCGGCCCAGGCGCCACTCCTGCGCAGCGCGCAGGGTGCGCGTCGGGTGCCTTTGCCTGGCTATCCGTTCGAGCGTGAATCGCACTGGGTTGCCGCTGCAGGACGAGGCCAGGAGACAACGGCGTCTCCGATGTCTTCCATGACGGAGGCCCGCCGCGATCCCCTCGACTGGCTGTATGCCCCGGTCTGGCAACGCGCCTTGCCTAACTCCCAAGCCGCGGTCGCACAGGCTGGCGGCTGCTTGCTGCTGCTGGCCGAGTCCGGATCGGCGCTGGCTGAGTCTTTGGCGCAAGTCTGGTCCGTCACCCAGTCCGCCCCGCTGGTGCGCATCGAGCCCGGCCTGCGCCACGAGCGTCTGGGCGCTGGGCACCATGGGCTGCGCATGGCCGAGCGTGGCGACTGGATGAGCGCACTGGAGCAGATTGCGGCCGAGGTCGGCCCCGTGGCACGCATCTGCCACCTTTGGAGTCTGGGCGCGTTAGATGACGCACAGGCTGCCGAGCGCTGCCTGCTGGCCCCACTGGCCCTGGCCCAGGCGTTGGACTCCCTTCCTGCGGCGCATGCAGCCGATGGGCTGCAGATGCTGCTGGTCACGGACGGGTTGGAGGACGTGACAGGCACCGAGGCCTTGCAGCCTGCCAAAGCCCTGCTTCATGGCCCCTGCCTCGTGATTCCGCAGGAACTGCCGGGCATGGCCTGTCGCATCGTGGATGTGTTGCCTGCGCAGGAGTGTGCGGCTGGTGAAGCCACTGCGCTGGCGCATCGCATCCTCGCGGAGTTCAGCGAGCCCGCACAGGCCTGCGTGGCCTTGCGCGGCCCACACCGCTGGGCCAAGCGCTACGAGCGAATCGCGATGCAGACCTCCTCCACGCCCGCGCCGCGCCTGCGCCGTGGCGGCTGCTATGTGATCACTGGTGGCCTGGGCGGCATGGGGCTTGCGTTGGCCCGGCACCTGGCGGAGCACTGGCAGGCCAGGCTGGTGTTGCTGGGCCGCTCGCCGCTGCCTGCGCGTAGCCAGTGGCAGGCGCTGGTGCAGGATGCGCAGACGGCACCCGCGCTGCGCGCCCGGCTGCAGCAATTGCTGGACATCGAAGGCCTGAGCGCGGAGCTTTGCCTGGTGGAAGCCGATGTAGCCGAAGAATCCCAATTGCGCGCCGCGTTCGCTCAGGTGCGGTGCGCGTTCGGCGAAATCCATGGCGTCATTCACGCGGCCGGTCTGGCTGGCGAAGGCATTCTTGCAGACAAGCTGGCACCCGCCGTGATGCAGGTGCTCGCACCCAAGCTCCAGGGAACGCGGGCCTTGCTGGCGGCCCTGGACGGGCAGCCGCTGGACTTCATGCTGCTGTGCTCTTCGCTGGCCGCCGTGGCGGGTGGCCTGGGCCGCATCGACTACGCGGCTGCGAATGCCTGTTTGGATGCCCTGGCCGTCGCGCATGGCCGCGGGGCCCGCTGGCCGCTGATTTCTGTGGGCTGGGACGGGTGGCGCGGTGTGGGCATGGCTGCGGAGACGTCCATGCCCGAGGGCGTAGGCATCGGGCCGCAGCAGGGCGTGCGCCTGTTCGAGCACATCCTGGCCAGCCCGGTGCGGTCCCATGTCTGCGTATCCACCACAGACCTCGAAGCGCGCCGCCATGCCGACCTCGCCGCGTTGCTGGCTCAGGCACTGCCTGTGGCCTTGGCAGTGGCGGCCGAGTCGCCATGCGTCCAGGCGCGGCCCGGTGGTTTGGCCGGCTTCGTAGCACCTGAGGGCGAACTGGAGACCGGGCTGGCCGCGCTCTGGAGCGGGTTCCTTGGCGTGGCTCCTGTGGGCGCCGAGGACAACCTGTTCGAGCTCGGCGGCGACTCCCTCATGGCCATCCAACTGCTGGCGCGCGTGCGCCAGGCCTATGGCGTCGAAATCCATCCTGCGGCCTTGCTGCGCACGCCCACGGTGCGGCGGCTGGCCGAATTCGTTGAAACCCGGTTGATCGAGGAAATCCAGTTTCTGGACGCCGAAGCCGAGCCCAGTCCGACAACCGCCTCGCCGCTCTATTCGTAA